One genomic window of Punica granatum isolate Tunisia-2019 chromosome 1, ASM765513v2, whole genome shotgun sequence includes the following:
- the LOC116191181 gene encoding organic cation/carnitine transporter 7 has translation MGDGSPMATYTVDEALTAMGFGRFQALVLAYAGMGWISEAMEMMLLSFIGPAVQSLWGLSAQEQSLITSIVFAGMLVGAYSWGIVSDKHGRRKGFLITAIVTAGGGFLSAFSPNYIWLIFLRCLVGVGLGGGPVLSSWFLEFVPAPNRGTWMVIFSAFWTVGTIFEASLAWFVMPTLGWRWLLALSSLPSTILLLFYGLTPESPRYLCMKGKMTDAHSVLKKIARLNGTELPSGTLVSDHHIQLHEKNIPSEDVKLLSPRRDEGEDQKSLDHSSVGLSSLSMLLSPTLLKSTLLLWVVFLGNAFSYYGLVLLTTELSKGRNQCSSNDLYSEKSNDVSYRDVFITSFAELPGLVIAAATVDKLGRKLSMSMMFFLCCIFLLPLVVDQQAGLTTALLFGARICITATFTIIYIYAPEVYPTSVRTTGVGAASSMGRIGGMICPLVAVALVHGCHQTASILLFEAVILMSGICVLLFPVETKGRDLTDSVATVKHIDVLE, from the exons atgggagatggaagcccTATGGCCACATATACAGTTGACGAAGCTCTGACTGCAATGGGTTTTGGGAGATTTCAAGCTCTTGTGCTTGCTTATGCAGGCATGGGCTGGATTTCAGAAGCAATGGAGATGAtgcttctttcttttattgggCCTGCTGTGCAGTCTTTATGGGGACTATCTGCTCAGGAACAAAGCCTCATAACCAGCATAGTTTTTGCCGGCATGCTAGTTGGAGCATACTCATGGGGAATTGTTTCGGATAAGCATGGGCGAAG GAAAGGCTTCCTTATTACAGCAATAGTAACTGCTGGAGGAGGTTTTCTGAGTGCCTTCAGCCCAAACTATATCTGGTTGATATTCCTTCGATGTTTGGTTGGTGTTGGTTTGGGAGGTGGTCCTGTGCTGTCATCCTGGTTCCTCGAGTTTGTCCCTGCTCCTAATAGAGGTACCTGGATGGTTATATTTTCAGCCTTTTGGACCGTAGGAACAATTTTTGAGGCATCACTGGCATGG TTTGTGATGCCAACATTGGGGTGGAGGTGGCTGCTTGCACTATCTTCTCTACCTTCAACAATTCTCCTTTTATTCTATGGGTTGACACCCGAGTCTCCCAGGTACTTATGCATGAAAGGCAAAATGACCGATGCTCATAGCGTGTTGAAGAAAATAGCAAGACTAAATGGAACAGAGCTACCTTCTGGAACTCTCGTCTCTGATCACCATATTCAATTACATGAGAAGAATATTCCATCAGAAGACGTAAAATTGCTTTCTCCAAGAAGAGATGAAGGTGAAGATCAGAAGAGCTTGGATCATAGCTCTGTGGGTCTCTCATCATTGTCCATGCTTCTTTCACCTACCTTGTTGAAGTCGACTTTGCTTTTGTGGGTTGTATTTCTGGGAAATGCTTTTTCATACTATGGATTGGTATTGCTAACTACTGAATTGAGCAAGGGACGGAACCAATGCTCCTCGAATGATTTGTATTCAGAGAAATCCAATGATGTTAGCTACAGAGATGTCTTCATCACTAGCTTTGCTG AGCTTCCTGGACTTGTTATAGCAGCTGCAACAGTAGATAAACTTGGACGCAAGCTTTCAATGTCAATGATGTTCTTCTTGTGCTGCATCTTTCTTCTGCCATTGGTAGTCGATCAGCAAGCTGGTCTGACAACTGCCCTCTTGTTTGGAGCTCGGATATGCATCACAGCTACTTTCACCATCATCTATATCTATGCACCAGAG GTGTACCCGACCTCAGTTAGGACGACTGGTGTGGGAGCAGCTAGCTCAATGGGTAGGATCGGTGGGATGATTTGTCCACTAGTTGCTGTAGCTTTAGTGCATGGATGTCATCAAACTGCATCCATACTTCTGTTTGAGGCCGTCATTCTCATGTCTGGAATTTGTGTACTCCTCTTCCCAGTCGAGACAAAGGGGCGTGATCTAACCGATAGTGTTGCCACTGTAAAACACATTGATGTGTTAGAATGA
- the LOC116195125 gene encoding shikimate O-hydroxycinnamoyltransferase-like, with product MGSMGGAGERDEAMVRVKVSKREVVAAVLPLQEHWLPLSNLDLLLPPVDVSVFFCYIPATASNSNIDKDIDMMTTPPAPLPTFGSMVGALKVSLAQVLISYYAFAGEVVVNSAGEPELLCNNSGVDFIEAFADIRLHHLNLYNPDDSVEGKLVPSKKRGVLAVQATEFKCGGLVVACTFDHRIADAYSANMFLSSWAEMCRSSSISVHPTFRRSLLYPRHQSTSNYHLDPAIDDMYVTLSNLSTPPPPPESPLLTADVGEDQLVSRIYYVPADQLRQLQLAASSNDCKRTKLESFSSFLWKMVAQSSSFRSEDHPASSSNPRMSLTSKMGIVVDGRTKLRGDLSSYFGNVLSIPFGEKSVSELAGKPLSWIADGVHEFLQAAATEEHFLGLIDWVEAHRPEPSLARIYCKGTEDGPAFVVSSGQRFPVADINFGWGRPAFASYHFPWGGDAGYVMPMPSPLDNDDWIVYMHLPKWQLLSIEMEAAHVFRPLTFHYLIKP from the exons ATGGGATCGATGGGCGGTGCAGGGGAAAGAGATGAGGCCATGGTGAGGGTGAAGGTCAGCAAGAGAGAAGTGGTAGCAGCGGTGCTGCCCTTGCAGGAGCATTGGCTTCCGCTCTCTAACCTCGACCTGCTGTTGCCTCCAGTGGATGTGAGCGTCTTCTTTTGCTACATCCCGGCCACAGCCAGTAATAGCAACATTGATAAAGATATTGATATGATGACCACCCCGCCGGCGCCTCTACCCACATTTGGGTCCATGGTTGGGGCTCTGAAGGTGTCCCTGGCACAAGTCCTGATTTCATACTACGCCTTTGCTGGCGAGGTGGTTGTCAACTCCGCTGGCGAGCCCGAGCTCCTTTGTAACAACTCTGGCGTCGACTTCATCGAAGCTTTCGCTGACATCCGCCTCCATCACCTCAACCTCTATAATCCTGATGATTCCGTTGAAGGCAAACTTGTACCCTCCAAGAAACGTGGCGTACTTGCTGTTCAG GCAACAGAATTCAAGTGCGGCGGACTGGTAGTGGCGTGCACGTTTGATCATCGCATAGCGGATGCCTACTCGGCCAACATGTTCCTCTCATCATGGGCAGAGATGTGCCGCTCGTCCTCCATCTCCGTCCACCCAACCTTCCGCCGCTCTCTCCTATATCCTCGACACCAGTCAACCTCTAATTATCACCTGGACCCAGCCATTGACGACATGTATGTGACCCTTTCCAATCTGTCCactcctcctccccctcccGAGAGCCCATTATTAACAGCTGATGTGGGCGAGGACCAACTTGTGAGCCGCATCTACTATGTGCCTGCGGACCAGCTCAGGCAGCTCCAGCTGGCCGCCAGCTCCAATGACTGCAAGAGGACTAAGCTAGAGTCCTTTAGCTCCTTCCTCTGGAAGATGGTGGCCCAGTCCTCCTCATTCCGCTCAGAAGACCACCCAGCTAGCAGCAGCAATCCCAGGATGTCATTAACTTCAAAGATGGGGATCGTGGTGGATGGGCGGACCAAGCTGCGCGGAGACTTGAGCTCCTACTTTGGGAATGTCCTGTCCATCCCATTCGGGGAGAAGAGTGTGTCCGAGCTAGCTGGGAAGCCTCTTAGCTGGATAGCTGACGGAGTCCACGAGTTCCTCCAGGCTGCAGCCACTGAGGAGCACTTCTTGGGGCTGATAGACTGGGTGGAAGCTCACCGCCCGGAGCCGAGCCTGGCTAGGATCTACTGCAAGGGGACTGAAGATGGCCCCGCTTTCGTGGTGTCGTCCGGTCAGAGGTTCCCTGTGGCCGATATTAACTTTGGGTGGGGGAGGCCCGCGTTCGCGTCATACCATTTCCCATGGGGAGGGGATGCCGGCTACGTTATGCCTATGCCCAGTCCACTTGACAATGACGATTGGATTGTCTACATGCACCTCCCCAAATGGCAGCTCCTCTCCATTGAGATGGAGGCTGCTCATGTCTTCAGGCCTTTGACCTTCCATTACCTAATTAAGCCATAA